One window of Bacillus sp. THAF10 genomic DNA carries:
- a CDS encoding polysaccharide deacetylase family protein, with product MIKVNNIKGKRLILASLLITFIITGLFSAAPANAATVSSAYFSVDGQLIKSTYFMQNGRVMVPDLFFKHTGASVDKNEKYNSIAVERNNIVALPLEKTYMDYYVKEKNKWIREYLATTTTVINGRPYIPLLVTAQKLGMTVSYDFKINRTFIQTNTPVENKPIAIEKGDTTEKKIALTFDDGPDKVITPQLLDILKEKGVSATFFVVGKQVSYFPQLTKRMVEEGHTIANHTWDHPELSKLYTSQVIQQITSTNEIVERVTGVKATLFRPPYGDYTAADALVFDKLGFKNIMWSIDTIDYSGKSAEEILSIVHRDKSPGAIVLQHNFQNSKLQGTVDALPQMIDQLRAEGYEFVTIDQLLAK from the coding sequence ATGATTAAAGTTAACAACATAAAAGGGAAAAGATTAATTTTGGCCAGTCTTCTTATTACCTTCATCATAACAGGCCTATTTAGTGCAGCGCCAGCAAACGCTGCAACAGTATCATCTGCCTACTTTTCTGTCGATGGTCAACTTATCAAGTCGACCTATTTTATGCAAAATGGCCGTGTGATGGTACCAGATCTATTTTTCAAGCATACAGGTGCTTCTGTTGACAAAAATGAAAAATACAATTCTATTGCTGTTGAAAGAAATAATATTGTCGCTCTACCATTGGAAAAGACCTACATGGACTACTACGTGAAAGAAAAAAATAAATGGATTCGTGAATACCTTGCAACAACAACAACTGTTATCAATGGTCGTCCGTACATTCCATTATTGGTAACTGCCCAAAAATTAGGCATGACCGTTTCCTACGATTTTAAAATTAATCGAACCTTTATTCAAACTAACACTCCAGTTGAGAATAAGCCTATCGCTATTGAAAAAGGCGATACCACCGAAAAGAAAATTGCCTTAACTTTTGATGATGGCCCAGACAAAGTTATTACACCTCAACTACTGGATATCTTAAAAGAAAAAGGTGTATCAGCTACGTTCTTTGTAGTTGGAAAGCAAGTTTCTTATTTTCCGCAGTTGACGAAAAGGATGGTAGAAGAAGGGCATACCATTGCAAATCATACATGGGATCATCCTGAATTATCCAAACTGTACACGTCTCAAGTCATCCAACAGATTACATCTACTAATGAAATCGTGGAACGGGTAACAGGAGTAAAAGCCACTTTATTTAGACCACCTTACGGAGACTATACAGCAGCTGATGCCCTCGTATTTGATAAGCTGGGATTCAAAAACATCATGTGGTCTATTGATACAATCGATTATAGCGGTAAATCAGCAGAGGAAATACTGAGCATCGTGCATAGGGATAAATCGCCAGGAGCAATTGTCCTCCAGCACAACTTTCAAAACTCTAAATTACAAGGAACTGTTGATGCGCTACCTCAGATGATTGACCAATTAAGAGCTGAAGGCTATGAATTTGTAACAATTGACCAATTGTTAGCAAAATAA
- a CDS encoding aldo/keto reductase family oxidoreductase, producing the protein MRTMKLGNSNLEVPVVSVGCMRINSLDKAKAERFVQTALELGANFFDHADIYGGGACEEIFADAIHMNDDIREKVILQSKCGIREGMFDFSKEHILHSVDGILKRLNTDYLDVFLLHRPDTLVEPEEVAEAFDLLESSGKVRHFGVSNQNPMQIELLKKSVKQPIVANQLQLSITNANMISNGFNVNMDNHSAVNRDGSILDYCRLNDITIQPWSPFQYGFFEGVFLGSDKFPELNQKIDEIASKYEVNNTTIAIAWLLRHPANMQPVIGTMNEERLKDCCKASDIHLTREEWYGIYRAAGNVLP; encoded by the coding sequence ATGAGGACTATGAAGCTTGGAAACAGCAATTTAGAGGTGCCGGTTGTTTCAGTCGGCTGTATGCGAATTAATTCTCTGGATAAAGCCAAAGCTGAGCGCTTTGTGCAAACAGCACTTGAACTTGGTGCAAATTTCTTTGACCATGCAGATATTTATGGTGGTGGCGCATGCGAGGAAATTTTTGCTGATGCTATCCATATGAACGATGACATTCGTGAAAAAGTTATCCTGCAATCGAAGTGTGGGATTCGAGAAGGAATGTTCGATTTTTCAAAAGAACATATTCTACATTCCGTTGACGGAATCTTAAAGAGATTGAATACAGATTACCTGGATGTTTTCTTGCTACACCGTCCCGATACGCTGGTTGAACCAGAAGAAGTGGCAGAAGCTTTCGATCTTCTTGAAAGTTCAGGAAAAGTTCGTCACTTTGGTGTTTCCAATCAAAATCCAATGCAGATCGAGTTACTTAAGAAGTCTGTGAAACAACCAATCGTTGCTAATCAACTTCAATTAAGTATTACGAACGCAAATATGATTTCCAATGGATTTAATGTGAACATGGACAATCACTCGGCTGTGAACAGAGATGGCAGCATCCTTGATTATTGCAGACTCAACGATATCACGATACAACCATGGTCTCCCTTCCAATATGGTTTCTTTGAAGGAGTATTCCTTGGGAGCGACAAATTTCCTGAATTGAATCAAAAAATTGATGAAATCGCCAGCAAATATGAAGTAAACAATACAACCATCGCTATCGCGTGGCTACTTCGTCATCCCGCAAACATGCAACCGGTTATCGGTACGATGAATGAAGAACGTTTAAAGGATTGCTGTAAGGCAAGTGACATCCATCTTACTCGTGAAGAGTGGTATGGCATCTATCGTGCGGCTGGAAATGTGTTGCCTTAA
- a CDS encoding DMT family transporter, with protein MKTWHYALLVFIGGCSLGILSTFVKLAYSAGFSIGEVTGSQVLFGTLTIWLVAGFGKKTKIKFSQAGIILLAGIPMGLTGLLYYQSLQTLDASLAIIFLFQFIWIGSLIEWIVYKRKPSSGKVVSIVILLAGSTFAAGLFVEDIHSVSLQGALWGILSAITFSSFIFLSSIIGKDVPAIQKSALLSTGGMIVTFILFPPVFLLDITTLTGVIPYGVTLGIFGVVLPPLLFSLGMPHVGAGLGTILSASELPVAIIMSALVLSEEIASLQWFGVVLILGGIVISNLTEEKIPPSTPRVIS; from the coding sequence ATGAAGACTTGGCATTATGCTTTACTTGTTTTTATTGGAGGCTGCAGCCTTGGAATCTTATCCACGTTTGTAAAACTCGCATATTCTGCAGGGTTTTCGATAGGGGAGGTTACAGGAAGTCAGGTATTGTTTGGGACCTTGACTATTTGGCTGGTGGCTGGATTCGGTAAGAAAACCAAAATAAAATTCTCACAAGCCGGAATCATATTGTTGGCTGGTATTCCCATGGGATTAACCGGTCTACTTTACTATCAGTCTTTACAGACACTCGATGCCTCATTAGCCATCATCTTTCTATTTCAATTTATCTGGATTGGCTCCTTAATCGAATGGATTGTTTATAAAAGAAAGCCGTCATCAGGAAAGGTAGTTTCAATAGTGATTCTCCTTGCTGGATCAACATTTGCAGCAGGACTTTTTGTAGAGGACATACATTCTGTTTCCTTGCAGGGGGCTTTGTGGGGAATCCTTTCTGCGATAACTTTTTCCAGCTTCATTTTTTTGAGCAGTATTATTGGCAAGGATGTTCCAGCTATTCAAAAAAGTGCCCTTCTCTCAACTGGAGGCATGATTGTCACTTTCATATTATTTCCACCTGTATTTCTTCTTGATATAACGACCCTTACTGGGGTGATACCTTACGGAGTAACTTTAGGAATATTTGGTGTGGTTTTGCCACCATTACTATTTTCACTTGGTATGCCACACGTTGGAGCTGGACTTGGCACGATTCTTTCAGCTTCTGAGCTCCCCGTTGCCATTATTATGTCTGCCCTTGTACTTTCAGAAGAAATAGCGTCATTACAATGGTTTGGGGTTGTTCTAATTTTAGGGGGAATTGTTATCAGTAACCTAACTGAGGAGAAAATACCTCCCTCAACACCTCGAGTGATTTCTTGA
- a CDS encoding sigma-70 family RNA polymerase sigma factor, with the protein MDIEQLVKKAIKGDDDAFLQLIQLFKIDLYKTALSYLRNDQEALEAVQEVTYRAYKGVRKIKEPAYFKTWIIRIMINYCNDQLKKKKRVLNDEEILKSQGVSENHSRLEIKDAMLSLDERSREILTLKYFHDLKIKEIADSMQCPEGTVKTWLNKALKALREKLEEKGGNINV; encoded by the coding sequence TTGGATATAGAACAATTAGTGAAAAAAGCCATTAAAGGCGATGACGATGCATTTTTACAGCTCATTCAGCTGTTTAAAATCGATTTATATAAAACAGCACTATCTTATTTAAGGAACGATCAAGAAGCGCTAGAGGCTGTTCAGGAAGTCACATATCGAGCATACAAAGGAGTTCGGAAAATAAAAGAACCTGCTTATTTTAAGACCTGGATCATCCGAATAATGATTAACTATTGTAATGATCAGCTAAAAAAGAAGAAGCGAGTGTTGAATGATGAGGAGATTCTAAAGTCTCAGGGGGTTTCAGAGAATCATAGTAGGCTAGAAATAAAAGACGCTATGCTTAGTCTTGATGAGCGATCGAGAGAAATTCTGACCTTAAAGTATTTTCATGACTTGAAGATAAAGGAGATCGCCGATTCGATGCAATGCCCTGAGGGAACGGTGAAAACGTGGCTGAATAAAGCACTTAAAGCTCTACGTGAAAAGCTCGAGGAGAAAGGAGGAAATATTAATGTTTAA
- a CDS encoding DUF4179 domain-containing protein produces the protein MFKREEEQLNHLKQDLENIPVSLDSLDKAIMAGFDRAKTDERKLSRKKKGFYSFLVAAVLLFGLFSTIRASPTFANYISEIPGMEKIVELIRDDKGRIAAVEHQYYQEIDASDKNGSLEVTIDGAISDEMGIVLFYTLESDKKINGIMIDEVNIKAQNGTPLDMKSISLGRPNKTDEKEHSLSGTIEYFFDKPLTAKTYEVELEVEGKQFSIPFTLNEFKGKKEYPVNQTLELEGEKINIEKVTIYPLRAAVHLKMDPKNKKHILHLEDLRLIDENNEVWGKISNGITGTGEKNSEQEIYLQSNYFKEPKELYLVLNKAQAVDKNNAEVIVDIEKLEILNQPSGNILENVREEYDELVFDFRTKEEFNYFMFNKVTDAQGKELEYSSSTLSSFYEEGLSKLGMNLPEITSAQNPITMEISYYPQWIKGNEKIKVK, from the coding sequence ATGTTTAAGAGAGAAGAGGAACAGTTGAATCATTTAAAGCAGGATTTAGAAAACATCCCTGTTTCACTTGATTCGCTAGATAAAGCAATCATGGCAGGGTTTGATCGAGCGAAAACAGATGAAAGAAAGCTTTCTAGAAAAAAGAAAGGCTTCTATAGCTTTCTTGTTGCAGCAGTTCTACTCTTTGGATTGTTTTCTACCATTCGAGCTTCACCTACTTTTGCAAACTATATTTCCGAAATTCCCGGCATGGAAAAGATTGTGGAGTTAATCAGGGATGATAAAGGGAGGATTGCTGCTGTTGAACATCAATACTATCAGGAGATTGATGCGTCTGATAAAAATGGTAGCCTAGAAGTAACGATTGATGGAGCCATATCCGATGAAATGGGAATCGTCCTTTTTTATACATTGGAATCAGACAAGAAGATAAATGGGATTATGATTGATGAGGTGAACATTAAAGCTCAAAACGGCACCCCTCTTGATATGAAATCTATTTCCCTAGGGAGACCAAATAAAACAGATGAAAAGGAGCACTCATTAAGTGGTACGATTGAGTATTTTTTTGATAAGCCTCTAACAGCTAAGACGTATGAGGTAGAATTAGAGGTGGAAGGAAAACAGTTCTCCATACCGTTTACACTTAATGAATTTAAAGGTAAAAAAGAATACCCTGTTAACCAAACGTTGGAGTTAGAAGGGGAAAAGATAAATATTGAAAAGGTGACCATCTATCCCCTTAGAGCGGCGGTTCATTTGAAAATGGACCCAAAAAATAAAAAGCATATTCTGCATCTAGAAGACCTTCGCCTTATTGATGAGAACAATGAAGTATGGGGGAAGATTTCTAATGGGATTACGGGGACAGGTGAAAAAAATTCAGAACAGGAAATCTATTTGCAAAGCAACTATTTTAAGGAGCCTAAAGAATTGTATCTTGTTTTAAACAAGGCTCAAGCGGTTGATAAAAATAATGCAGAGGTTATAGTGGATATAGAAAAACTCGAGATCCTTAACCAGCCTTCTGGAAATATTCTGGAGAATGTTAGGGAAGAGTATGATGAACTGGTTTTTGACTTTCGGACAAAAGAGGAATTCAACTATTTTATGTTCAACAAAGTGACGGATGCACAAGGAAAAGAACTAGAATACTCTTCCTCAACATTGAGCTCTTTTTATGAAGAAGGTTTGAGCAAATTAGGGATGAATTTGCCTGAAATAACGAGTGCTCAAAATCCGATTACAATGGAAATTTCGTATTATCCTCAATGGATTAAAGGAAATGAGAAAATTAAAGTGAAGTAA
- a CDS encoding DUF4395 domain-containing protein: protein MKSKTIPKPLVTFNQWFILSSVILALVSGFYYIMFLPLLAGLSGLILGRNPVLIVARKFLRNPVTSYPQEEIAQLQFNQTIAVACLGLSLIGFYVGNAFVGYAFSIMVGVASAVALMGFCVGCFMRYQWQQYKYRRAKA, encoded by the coding sequence ATGAAAAGTAAAACCATACCCAAACCATTAGTTACCTTTAACCAGTGGTTTATTTTATCGTCTGTTATCTTGGCTTTAGTGTCCGGGTTCTATTACATTATGTTTTTACCCTTACTAGCCGGCTTATCAGGGCTTATTTTGGGGAGAAATCCAGTCTTGATTGTAGCTAGGAAATTTTTGAGAAACCCTGTTACTTCCTATCCACAAGAAGAAATAGCACAGCTACAATTTAACCAAACAATAGCCGTTGCTTGTCTAGGATTGTCTTTGATTGGATTTTATGTTGGTAATGCTTTTGTTGGTTATGCCTTTTCCATTATGGTTGGAGTTGCGTCAGCAGTTGCATTGATGGGGTTTTGTGTAGGATGTTTTATGAGATATCAGTGGCAACAATACAAGTATCGGAGAGCGAAAGCTTAA
- a CDS encoding transaldolase family protein: MKYFLDSAKIEEIRYAYKNWGIDGVTTNPRHIMNSGKPFLTVLKELGEEFKHVENFPISVEINPHLDNPEDMVREGKEIASLSNNFIIKIPCTEPGLIAAKRLEEEGIRTNVTLVFSPSQALQPARVGAKFVSPFVGWKENSGEDTAPYIQDIVDIYKMYNVETEIIVAALRNGKQIADAAKAGADIVTCGFDVYKTSFAHPFTDYGLGVFRDAWDNTAKELEEVK; this comes from the coding sequence ATGAAATATTTTTTAGATAGTGCAAAAATTGAAGAGATTCGTTATGCGTATAAGAATTGGGGAATTGATGGGGTTACCACTAATCCAAGACATATCATGAACAGTGGCAAGCCATTTTTAACAGTTTTAAAAGAATTAGGGGAAGAATTTAAACATGTAGAGAATTTTCCAATCTCCGTTGAAATCAATCCGCATTTGGACAATCCTGAAGACATGGTACGTGAAGGAAAAGAGATTGCTAGTTTATCAAACAATTTCATCATTAAAATTCCTTGCACAGAGCCTGGTCTTATTGCTGCGAAAAGATTGGAAGAAGAGGGAATCCGTACAAATGTAACGTTAGTATTCTCACCTTCTCAAGCTTTACAGCCTGCTAGAGTCGGAGCAAAATTTGTTTCACCATTCGTTGGTTGGAAAGAAAATAGCGGAGAAGATACTGCGCCTTACATTCAAGACATTGTAGATATTTACAAAATGTACAATGTAGAAACGGAAATTATTGTTGCAGCTCTAAGAAACGGGAAACAGATTGCGGACGCAGCTAAAGCGGGAGCGGATATTGTGACATGCGGATTTGATGTTTATAAAACAAGCTTTGCTCATCCATTTACAGATTACGGATTAGGTGTGTTCCGTGATGCATGGGATAACACAGCAAAGGAATTAGAAGAAGTAAAGTAA
- a CDS encoding DUF4867 family protein: MSKLELLKSLNANLSIFHTDDKEFIPFGRIVEEFDVSNYFNYMTNTEIPKEGNVYMASISEMEHDATSSKIKDNFFGGMDIQVGYCNGVNSTLNGLEYHKSSEINVACTDMVLLLGKLQDIANNTFSSENVTGFFVPKGKAVELYATTLHFAPCKVQDEGFKTVVILPKGTNEPLEEGLERKSKEDELLFMKNKWLLAHPERKVLMEKGAHPGINGVNIEIFYKL; encoded by the coding sequence ATGTCTAAGCTTGAGTTGTTAAAATCCTTAAATGCAAATCTATCCATTTTCCATACGGATGATAAAGAATTCATACCTTTTGGTAGAATAGTAGAAGAATTTGATGTTTCGAATTATTTTAACTACATGACAAATACGGAAATCCCAAAGGAAGGAAATGTCTATATGGCATCGATTTCTGAAATGGAACACGATGCTACTTCGAGCAAGATCAAGGACAATTTCTTTGGTGGAATGGATATCCAGGTAGGCTATTGTAATGGAGTAAATTCCACTTTAAATGGATTAGAATATCATAAATCCAGCGAAATAAATGTGGCATGTACTGATATGGTGCTTCTACTTGGGAAGCTCCAAGATATTGCTAACAATACTTTTAGCAGTGAAAATGTAACCGGTTTCTTTGTGCCAAAAGGAAAAGCGGTTGAACTTTATGCGACCACGCTCCATTTTGCTCCTTGCAAAGTGCAGGACGAAGGGTTTAAAACAGTTGTTATTTTACCAAAAGGTACGAATGAACCTTTAGAAGAAGGACTGGAAAGAAAGTCAAAAGAAGACGAGCTGTTGTTTATGAAAAACAAATGGCTTCTTGCACATCCGGAAAGAAAAGTGCTCATGGAAAAAGGGGCACACCCAGGAATTAATGGAGTAAATATCGAAATTTTCTATAAATTGTAA
- a CDS encoding solute:sodium symporter family transporter: MGMSNVLFTLLSCMFFMGLVAWFSYLKTRGEVNDSTGYFLAGRGLTGMFIAGSLLLTNLSAEQLVGLNGASYGKNMTNMAWEVTAAFAITIMALYLLPKYLGGAFTTLPEFLSTRYDEGVRRYTVILFMLGYILVTIPSTLYSGALAILKLFDVPELLGISYGQSVWLIIWVVGIIGAVYAIFGGLKAVAVSDTINGIGLLVIGVLIPILGFIALGNGSMVEGMKTIALTHPEKLNAIGGSDDSVPFGTIFTGMIFANLFYWGTNQYVIQRTLGAKSLSEGQKGVIYSGFFKLAIPLFMMIPGIIAFHLYGGNFESVDLAYPALVADLLPTYMSGFFLAVLLGAVFSSFNSLLNSAATMFALDIYKPTMNPNATDEQLIRISKIFGVLIALVSFCVSPLLMEASTGLWDLIRRFTGFFNIPIITIVLVGLLSKRVPALAAKVVVIFHVITYYMLVWGTNHLFGFTVDLNFIHIYAILFFVEAGIMLLIGNIKPLKTPYVYKKNAKVELTPWKYSLLTTVILLTLVVMTYVVFSPIGLAYESAIVSPYFWPIIGGVLLISIIMSYFSIKVWYKKYESYLDKKQEELLNKKKSA; encoded by the coding sequence ATGGGGATGTCTAATGTCCTTTTTACTTTATTATCATGTATGTTTTTTATGGGTCTAGTAGCTTGGTTTTCTTATCTGAAAACAAGAGGAGAAGTAAATGATTCCACTGGTTACTTCTTGGCAGGTCGGGGATTGACAGGTATGTTTATTGCAGGTTCCTTGTTGCTGACAAACCTCTCTGCTGAACAATTGGTCGGCCTTAACGGCGCATCTTACGGGAAAAACATGACCAATATGGCGTGGGAGGTAACAGCTGCCTTTGCTATTACCATCATGGCTTTATATCTGCTTCCGAAGTATTTAGGTGGAGCTTTTACCACCTTACCAGAATTTTTAAGCACCCGATATGACGAGGGTGTTAGGCGCTACACCGTTATTTTATTTATGCTAGGGTACATTCTTGTAACGATACCATCTACACTTTATTCTGGTGCCTTGGCTATCTTGAAGCTATTTGATGTGCCAGAACTGCTTGGAATATCCTATGGTCAGTCTGTTTGGTTGATTATCTGGGTAGTAGGGATCATTGGAGCGGTTTATGCCATTTTTGGAGGGTTAAAGGCAGTTGCCGTTTCAGATACGATCAATGGAATAGGGTTGCTTGTCATTGGGGTGTTGATTCCAATCCTGGGCTTTATCGCACTTGGAAACGGAAGCATGGTAGAAGGAATGAAAACCATCGCCCTGACACATCCTGAAAAATTAAATGCTATAGGCGGAAGTGATGATTCGGTACCGTTTGGGACCATTTTTACAGGGATGATATTTGCTAACCTCTTCTATTGGGGGACAAATCAATATGTCATTCAACGTACTTTAGGAGCAAAGAGCTTATCTGAAGGTCAAAAAGGGGTTATTTACTCCGGCTTTTTCAAATTAGCCATTCCATTATTCATGATGATACCGGGAATCATTGCGTTTCATTTATATGGAGGGAATTTTGAATCCGTAGATTTGGCTTACCCAGCACTTGTTGCGGACCTGTTGCCTACATACATGTCTGGATTCTTCTTGGCTGTATTGCTTGGAGCAGTGTTCAGTTCCTTTAACTCTTTATTAAACTCAGCTGCAACAATGTTTGCACTAGATATTTATAAACCAACAATGAATCCTAATGCAACTGATGAACAACTTATTAGAATCAGTAAAATTTTCGGAGTGCTCATTGCCCTTGTATCGTTCTGTGTATCGCCCCTATTAATGGAAGCGTCTACAGGACTTTGGGATTTGATTCGTCGTTTTACAGGGTTCTTTAATATTCCAATCATTACAATTGTCTTAGTAGGATTGCTTTCTAAGCGCGTTCCAGCATTAGCGGCAAAAGTGGTAGTCATTTTCCACGTGATTACGTATTACATGCTTGTATGGGGGACAAATCATCTGTTTGGATTTACAGTGGATTTAAACTTTATCCATATTTATGCGATTCTGTTCTTTGTAGAGGCAGGAATCATGCTGCTTATTGGAAATATTAAGCCATTGAAAACACCATATGTGTATAAAAAGAATGCAAAAGTAGAGCTTACACCGTGGAAGTATTCTTTATTGACAACCGTTATTCTACTAACACTTGTGGTGATGACGTATGTGGTCTTTTCGCCAATCGGTCTAGCTTACGAATCTGCTATTGTTTCACCATATTTCTGGCCGATAATCGGTGGTGTACTTTTAATATCCATTATCATGAGTTATTTTTCCATAAAGGTATGGTACAAAAAATACGAAAGCTATCTTGATAAGAAGCAAGAAGAGCTACTCAATAAAAAAAAATCAGCTTAA
- a CDS encoding alpha-glucosidase, protein MATSTKIETMRVVTENNRLTVTWRGEEILHHSPESPFLFVGKGQENVKMFRGNFDIKDYVTERVALPFIIVRNNDNNGVEIDFTSYPDGPSVVTVQLVQSTDEIKLVFQQANKDINRFWLRLKANKEEKVYGCGEQLTHFNMRGKNFPLWTSEPGVGRNKSTYVTWQSDVTGMAGGDYYHTNYPQPTFVSSRKYYCHVETTAYADFDFRNNAFHELQIWEMPKEVVLEGANDFIELVGKITDRFGRQPELPEWTYNGIWLGIQGGTDVVEEKVEKALAKGVKVGGVWCQDWQGIRMTSFGKRLMWNWQWNPEVYPNLDTKIHEWKEKGIRFLGYINPYVAVEGNLFATAKEKGYLALNEENEVYLVDFGEFYCGVVDFTNPEAAKWYKTVIKDNLIGFGLDGWMADFGEYLPTDVKLHSGEDPMKMHNAWPTMWAKVNYEAVEEAGKLGEVVYFMRAGYTGIQKYNTLLWGGDQSVDFTIDDGLASVIPAALSAGMLGNGLHHSDIGGYTSLFGNKRNEELLLRWTELGAFTPVMRSHEGNRPYDCFQFDDTDRSFNQLAKMTTVYTALAPYTKSLVKQNAEMGTPVQRPLFMHYEHDEETYVIQYQYMYGEDLLVAPVYEEGVSTWDVYLPQDEWVHVWSGQEFTGGDITVEAPIGEPPVFFRKNSKWAELFGKLKEIK, encoded by the coding sequence ATGGCAACTTCCACAAAGATTGAAACAATGAGAGTAGTAACAGAGAATAATCGTTTAACTGTTACTTGGAGAGGGGAGGAGATCCTTCATCACTCTCCTGAATCTCCCTTCCTTTTTGTAGGAAAAGGACAGGAAAACGTTAAAATGTTTCGAGGGAACTTTGACATTAAGGATTATGTTACAGAGCGTGTAGCTCTTCCGTTTATTATTGTCAGAAACAACGATAACAATGGTGTAGAAATAGATTTCACAAGTTATCCCGATGGCCCATCGGTTGTAACGGTACAATTAGTGCAAAGTACAGATGAAATAAAGCTTGTTTTTCAACAAGCAAACAAGGACATCAATCGCTTCTGGCTTCGCCTCAAGGCAAATAAAGAGGAGAAAGTATATGGATGTGGCGAACAGCTTACCCACTTTAACATGAGGGGGAAGAATTTCCCTCTTTGGACCTCTGAACCTGGAGTTGGAAGGAATAAAAGCACCTATGTAACGTGGCAGTCAGATGTAACGGGAATGGCAGGTGGAGATTATTATCATACCAATTACCCTCAACCGACTTTTGTTTCAAGCAGAAAATATTATTGTCATGTGGAAACGACAGCTTATGCAGATTTTGATTTTAGAAATAATGCATTCCATGAACTTCAGATTTGGGAAATGCCAAAAGAAGTGGTTCTTGAAGGGGCAAATGATTTTATAGAATTAGTTGGAAAAATCACGGATCGCTTTGGACGTCAGCCAGAGCTACCAGAGTGGACGTATAATGGTATTTGGTTAGGTATACAGGGAGGCACAGATGTCGTCGAAGAAAAGGTTGAAAAGGCATTGGCCAAAGGGGTCAAGGTTGGTGGAGTCTGGTGTCAGGATTGGCAAGGTATTCGGATGACTTCTTTTGGAAAACGTCTGATGTGGAATTGGCAGTGGAATCCTGAAGTGTATCCGAATCTGGACACAAAGATTCATGAATGGAAAGAAAAAGGAATACGCTTTCTAGGGTATATCAACCCTTATGTAGCAGTGGAAGGTAATTTATTTGCAACAGCCAAAGAGAAAGGATATTTGGCATTAAATGAAGAGAATGAAGTCTACTTGGTGGATTTTGGTGAGTTTTATTGTGGAGTGGTTGACTTTACAAATCCGGAAGCAGCGAAATGGTATAAAACGGTCATTAAAGACAATCTTATTGGTTTTGGCTTGGACGGATGGATGGCTGACTTTGGAGAGTACCTACCTACAGATGTGAAGCTGCACAGTGGGGAAGACCCAATGAAAATGCATAATGCCTGGCCGACCATGTGGGCGAAAGTCAACTATGAAGCGGTTGAAGAGGCAGGCAAGCTAGGCGAAGTTGTGTATTTCATGAGAGCAGGCTATACAGGCATTCAAAAATACAATACCTTACTTTGGGGTGGAGACCAGAGTGTTGATTTTACCATAGATGATGGTTTAGCTTCTGTCATCCCTGCAGCCCTATCAGCAGGGATGCTTGGAAATGGATTACATCATAGTGACATTGGAGGATACACGAGCCTGTTTGGCAATAAGAGAAACGAAGAGCTTTTACTTCGTTGGACAGAGCTTGGAGCGTTCACTCCAGTTATGCGGTCACATGAAGGGAATAGACCATATGACTGCTTCCAATTTGACGACACAGATCGTTCTTTCAATCAATTGGCAAAAATGACTACGGTATATACAGCCTTGGCTCCATATACAAAGAGCCTAGTGAAGCAGAATGCAGAAATGGGTACTCCTGTACAACGCCCTCTTTTTATGCATTACGAGCATGATGAAGAAACCTATGTTATTCAGTATCAATACATGTATGGTGAAGATCTTCTTGTTGCTCCTGTGTATGAAGAAGGGGTATCAACATGGGATGTGTATCTTCCACAGGATGAATGGGTTCATGTATGGAGTGGACAAGAATTTACAGGTGGGGACATTACAGTCGAAGCTCCAATTGGTGAACCGCCGGTATTCTTCCGAAAAAATTCTAAATGGGCAGAGTTATTTGGTAAATTAAAAGAAATAAAATAA